The Geobacter metallireducens GS-15 region TCGGTAACGATGATCTTCATTGCTGCTCCCTTTTCAATGGAATGTGGTGCGTGTATCCGTGATAATCCTGACGGGAAGAAAGTACTTTGCGAGACTGCGAAGAAGCGTTAATAATAGACCCGTCGACCGGAAAATGCAAGACCGGCGACCACCGTCACCCGTATACGGCAAGCCGTCAGAAGGAAAGAAGATGCCTGAAAAGCCACCATTCCACATCGTCCTCATCGAGCCGGAAATCCCCCCTAACACCGGCAACATCGCCCGCCTCTGCGGCGCAACCGGCACCGTGCTTCACCTGGTGGGGAAACTGGGCTTTTCCACTGACGACCGCTATCTCAAGCGGGCGGGGCTCGACTACTGGAGCGAGGTGGAGATCCACTACTGGGACGACCTTGCAGCGCTTCAGCACGCCTATCCGGAGGGCCGATTCATCTATACGAGCAAGAAAGCGGCGAAAACACACATCGAAGCGGCGTTCAAGGAGGGGGACTTCATCGTTTTCGGGAAGGAGACGGTGGGGCTGCCTGAGGAACTTATCGAGGCCAATCGGGAAAACACCGTGAGAATCCCCATTTTCGGCAAGGTCCGCAGCCTCAACCTCTCAACCTCGGCGGGAATCGTTCTTTACGAGGCACTCCGCCAGACCGGGAGGCTCGAAGGATGCTGAAGCTCGGCATCATCTACATGAACCTGGCGCTTCTCTTCTACACTTACGCCGTATTCAACGGCAGGAGGGAGGGGCTTCACCGCAAGCACCTCATAGTGTTCGGCATCGGCCTGCTCTTCGACTACCTGGGCACCCACCAGATGAGCCTCTATGCCAGGGCCTTCGGCAAGGCCCCCGAGTGGCACAATCTGACCGGCATCCTGTCGCTGGCAGGGATGGGGTTCCACTTCCTGCTGGCCCTCGCCGCCTCACTCGCCCGCCGGGCTGAACGGGTCAACCGCACCTTTCACCGGGTGAGCCTCACCATCTACACCCTCTGGTGCATCGCCTTCGCCAGCGGAGCCCTGGCCGGGATGGGGCGGATCATGGCCCGGCACTGACCCTGGACCGACCCGGGATATCGCCGCGCCGCCAGAGAACAAACCGCTCGTCATTGCTTCCCGGCCTTCTCCCCTCCCATACCTTCACCCATCCGGCCGCGGGAGGGCTATCCTTCGGCTCGCTCCGCAACTGGTCAAGGTGTAACGTGCAGCCCACCGGCGCTCCAACTTCCACCCGTTTCGTGACGATGCCGGCCAGATATTCGAACATCGCCCGCTCCGATTCGCCGAGTCCCCTGCTGGAGATACAGGCATGGGGCGACATCGCCTGAACAAGCGACGCCGCCACGCCGCGATAGCTTTTCCCCGCGTCCTGCCACGGAAGCCACAGTGTCATGACAACTCCCCACACCATAACCATCCCCGCCCCCCATATGACGCTGAAACGGGGCCCAATACGCCTGCAGCGCCAGACTGCCACCCCCCATGCCACCGTATAGAGCAGCGCCGTTACCACCAGGAATGGCCTGACCACCGGATCGTGGGGATGCCGTCGCAGGATCGCGTCTGAGACCACGGCAGGAACCCCCGTAGTCATGGCAAGCCAGCCGCCCCAAAGAAGCAGAGCCGCTACCGTGGGGATGACAACCGCTGCACTGTTCAGCCCCCTGGCGAAGCGCCCGTTCAGCAACTCCTCTCCTCGCACCGCCAGAAACCCAAGCGGCAGGAGCATCGGAAGGGCGTAGAGGCCTCGCGCGTCACGGGAGAGGCTCAGAACTGCCAGCATGACCACGAATGCCGTCAACGGAAGGAGGAGAGGAGAACCGCTCCGGCGCCACGACCGCTCCTTCACGACGGACGGAATGGCCAGAGGGAGAGCAGGCCAGGCGTACCACGGCAGGGTATAGAGATAGAAACCGGGCTTATTCTTGGGGCCAAGATCGTTGTGTCCCAGGAACCGCCCGAAATTCTGGACCCACAACCACTCGTCAAACAGATGGGGCGCCTTGAGATAGAGGGCGTAGGGCCAGACCACAAACCACGGTGCCGCCGCAACCAGCGCGACCGCCAAGGTCACGGCGTACCGGCGGCTTCGCCACTCACTTGCAGCCAGTGGGAGGGCCATCGCAATCAGCCCGAGAAGCCCCGGTGCGAGGAGCCCCTTGGCCATGAACCCCATACCGGTGCCGGTGCCGAGGAGAAATCCGCCGGTCAGATGGCGGCGGCTACAGAGCGCCAATCCGTACAAAGCCACCGAAAAACCGGCGAAGAGAGCCGTGTCGGTAATGAGCTTGTGGGCTGTCGGTTGCAGACCGATGCATCCAAGGACAAGAAGCGCCGCGATCCGTCCCTTCCCCTTGCCGAACAGCTCGCGGCCGGACAGGCCCGCAAAGAGGAGTGCAACAAGGGAATAGAAACCTGCGGCAAGACGCGCCGCATCGTGGAGCGGCATCAGCGGCGAGAAGAGCCGGGCGAAACCGGCAGCGGTAATGAAGAAGAGGGGTGGTTTCTCGAGAAACGGCTCCCCCGCCAGGGTCGGCACAACCCAATCGCCCGTCCGGAGGATATGGTTAACCAGCCCAAAAGTGTAGGGTTCGTCGGCCTTCCAGGGGTCATGTCCCACGAGTCCCGGCACAACCCAGGCAACGCAGAGGATGACGACCCACCAGACGCCCGGCGTCCGGACTGCCTCCACCGTCGCTTCAGGGGTGCCTTTTTTCACTACCTCTTTCAGCGGAACTATCGTCTTCATTGTCGCCTTCAAGCTTCACCGCCCCGTGCGCAAAGCGCCGCCCTGACAACTCCAATCGCACGTTCCACACATTTCGTACGGGAAAGGGTGTCAGCAATAAGTTCCACGTAGCCCCGTTCCCGTACCAGTTCCCGGGAGCGGGGGAAATTGAGATCGAACACCCAGGAGAGCTGAAGAAGCTTGAAGTCGCTCAGGGTCCGGAGCGTGGCAAGGTCTACCATCTCTCCTCGCAGGAGCGTGTCAAGCACCGCCGGGGTACACTCGGGGATATCGGGGAAGCCAAGGCTCACCGCCGATGCCCGTTCTTCTGCCGGCTGGCCATAGAACTCGATGAAGACCCGCCAAATGTCGAGTTTGTCGGCATCGCGGATCAGTCGGAGGAAGAGCCGCTGCCGATCACCCAGCATCGCGGGAATCCGGAAGACGTTGTGGAGACCGACCGCGCCAATGATGAGACGCTGCTCCTCCTCGGGAAGCCCCGCCAGCACCTTTCCCTCAGCCAGAACCCGCCCCCCGAGTTCAGCGTGATTAACCGAAGAGCTATCTTTGAAGGTACGGAAGCGGCGGTATTGCTCGAACCGTCCGATGTCGTGGAACAGCGCTACCGCAACGGCGATGCGGCGGTCTTCCGGAGAAAGTGCCAGGGAATCGGCGAGAATCTCCATGACCGCGCAGACCTTTGCGGTGTGCTCCTCCTTGAGCCGGATGTTCCGGTTGTGCTCCTCGTTATCGTTGTGAAATGTGCGGCAGTAATCGGCAAACCAGCGGTGGAGTCCAGCAAGAGAGGAAGTATCCATAGGTAGATCAACTAATCCTCCACATCTTTGGTTGCGATATCAACAAGACGATGGCTCGCGTCCATGCGATCGCCGGATACGGAAAAGGGGGCCTTCGCCCCCCCCTCCACCAACCTGTCAACAACTGCCTAATCTTCGAAGTTCCCTTCGGGGCCCTTGTCGCTCACAATCGTTTTGGCCCGCTCCACGATCTGCTCCTTGGTCCATCGGGACTTGTCCTCGATGAGGCTACCCTTCGACCCGACATCGTAAGTACCAGCCTTGAGGATCGCCTCGATGGCAAGGGGTGCGGTGTCTTTCCCGTTGAAGACCTCGGTCATCATCTTGTAGGCGAAATCCTCGACCCGCTTGGCCATCCGGTCGCGGATATCCTTCGGCTGGGCCAGGAGCTTGTTCTCGAAGGGGAGGTTCAGGTTCTTGTAATCACCCTTCTTCCACCCCTTCGAATCAGCGTAGGCCACGATCTCGGCCCAGAGTTCCTCGGTCATCCCCTCACCCTTTACCTTGATGAAGTTCCCGTCGGCGTCAAGCTGGGCATTGCCGTAGTCGTTCACTTCCAGGCCCCAGGAGATCATCTGCAGGGCGGTGGCCACGTTTGCCTTGGTGGTGGCGGTCTGATTGGCGATCTCGCGGAGCCGCTCGGAGCTGTTGCCAGAGGTGCCGTGCTGGGCGCCGTTCACCTTGTAGGGCTCCAGAGCCTTGTGGATCCCTGCGGTGAGCTCCACCTGGATACCGGCGGCGGATGCCTCGAGGCCGTGGGTGGTGCCGTTGTTGAGGGCGATCCAGTCGGGATGGATTCCATGGGCGTTAAGCCCCTGGATCAGGAACTTCGCCTCGTCCACCGTGGAAAGACCCTGGTTCCCCTTGATCTCCCCCACCTCGGTCTCGAGACCTGCCCACGCCGGGATGAAGGGATTGATGTCAAGGTTGGCCAGGAGGTTCTGGTCGTCGGGGAGATGGGAGGCATCAATGGCGATGGAGGTGATCCCCGCCTCGAACATGGTCGGAATCTCCACCTTGGCGGCGGCCAGATCCTTGTCGTTCTTGATGCCGTAGTGGTCGGCATGAATGGCGACCGGCACGGTGATGCCGAGTTCGTTGCAGAGGGCATCCACGATGCGGGCCATATTCCAGTAGTTGACCGCGCAGTATGCCTTCTGGCCACCTTCCGACTTGGCGATTTCGATGATGATGGGGCAGTTGGCCCGCTGGGCCGCCATGAGGGCGCCGCGGATCACGAAGTAGTTGCGGCCGTTGGCGGCCATGGCTATGGCCTTTCCCTTGACGAGCATGGCCCGGTCCACCACCTTGCCGCTCACGATGAGTGCCTTGGAGTTGGGGAAAAGCTTCTGGATGTTGGGTGGGCGGCCCACCTGGAGGGCCTTCTCGAAAGCTGCGGAGTACGGTGCCATTCATATCCTCCTTCAGTTTTAGTGAAATTTTTTCGGCAGACAAAAACGGCATTTTATAGCATGTTAACCGGGACTAAGGCAAGGAATAATCAACGTTTCCCGCCTATTCCGCCTCTCTCCCTCCCCAAGGATGTGATCAGGTTTTTCCGGTTCGAAGACGGAGGCCGGCTCCTCTCCCGACAGTAAAGAACCTTCATCCGGGGGCGTACCGCCCCATCTTCCGTACTACGGGCACTCCGCCCCTTGCCAAAGCTCCGCCTTCCCCCGTATAATAACCCGCTTTACAAGGAGATTTCCGTGACCAGAACCATTTCATTCCATGAATCACTCCTCGACACCCATCTGGTGGTCGATGCTCGGACCCCCCTCGAATTCGAGGAGGATCACATCCCCGGCGCCATCAACGTGCCGCTTCTCACCGACGAAGAGCGGGTGGAAATTGGCACCCTCTACAAGCAGACCGGCCCCCTGGAGGCCAGACGCCGCGGGCTGGAGCTGACCGCGCACCGCTTCCCGGCCATGGTGGAGAAAATCGCCGCGGCCGCCGCGGGACGTCCCATCCTCGTCTACTGCTGGCGCGGTGGGCTGAGGAGCAAGACCATTACCGCAATCCTCGACCTCACCGGCTTCGACGCCGTCCAACTCGTGGGAGGCTACAAGGCGTTCCGCGCCATGGTGACGGAGTATTTCGAGTCCTTCCACCCACCTGCCCCCCTTGTGGTTCTCCACGGCATGACAGGCGTCGGCAAGACCACCTTTCTCCTCCAACTGGC contains the following coding sequences:
- a CDS encoding HsmA family protein produces the protein MLKLGIIYMNLALLFYTYAVFNGRREGLHRKHLIVFGIGLLFDYLGTHQMSLYARAFGKAPEWHNLTGILSLAGMGFHFLLALAASLARRAERVNRTFHRVSLTIYTLWCIAFASGALAGMGRIMARH
- a CDS encoding tRNA (cytidine(34)-2'-O)-methyltransferase, with translation MPEKPPFHIVLIEPEIPPNTGNIARLCGATGTVLHLVGKLGFSTDDRYLKRAGLDYWSEVEIHYWDDLAALQHAYPEGRFIYTSKKAAKTHIEAAFKEGDFIVFGKETVGLPEELIEANRENTVRIPIFGKVRSLNLSTSAGIVLYEALRQTGRLEGC
- a CDS encoding ArnT family glycosyltransferase, which encodes MKTIVPLKEVVKKGTPEATVEAVRTPGVWWVVILCVAWVVPGLVGHDPWKADEPYTFGLVNHILRTGDWVVPTLAGEPFLEKPPLFFITAAGFARLFSPLMPLHDAARLAAGFYSLVALLFAGLSGRELFGKGKGRIAALLVLGCIGLQPTAHKLITDTALFAGFSVALYGLALCSRRHLTGGFLLGTGTGMGFMAKGLLAPGLLGLIAMALPLAASEWRSRRYAVTLAVALVAAAPWFVVWPYALYLKAPHLFDEWLWVQNFGRFLGHNDLGPKNKPGFYLYTLPWYAWPALPLAIPSVVKERSWRRSGSPLLLPLTAFVVMLAVLSLSRDARGLYALPMLLPLGFLAVRGEELLNGRFARGLNSAAVVIPTVAALLLWGGWLAMTTGVPAVVSDAILRRHPHDPVVRPFLVVTALLYTVAWGVAVWRCRRIGPRFSVIWGAGMVMVWGVVMTLWLPWQDAGKSYRGVAASLVQAMSPHACISSRGLGESERAMFEYLAGIVTKRVEVGAPVGCTLHLDQLRSEPKDSPPAAGWVKVWEGRRPGSNDERFVLWRRGDIPGRSRVSAGP
- a CDS encoding class II fructose-bisphosphate aldolase, which encodes MAPYSAAFEKALQVGRPPNIQKLFPNSKALIVSGKVVDRAMLVKGKAIAMAANGRNYFVIRGALMAAQRANCPIIIEIAKSEGGQKAYCAVNYWNMARIVDALCNELGITVPVAIHADHYGIKNDKDLAAAKVEIPTMFEAGITSIAIDASHLPDDQNLLANLDINPFIPAWAGLETEVGEIKGNQGLSTVDEAKFLIQGLNAHGIHPDWIALNNGTTHGLEASAAGIQVELTAGIHKALEPYKVNGAQHGTSGNSSERLREIANQTATTKANVATALQMISWGLEVNDYGNAQLDADGNFIKVKGEGMTEELWAEIVAYADSKGWKKGDYKNLNLPFENKLLAQPKDIRDRMAKRVEDFAYKMMTEVFNGKDTAPLAIEAILKAGTYDVGSKGSLIEDKSRWTKEQIVERAKTIVSDKGPEGNFED
- a CDS encoding HD domain-containing protein, which encodes MDTSSLAGLHRWFADYCRTFHNDNEEHNRNIRLKEEHTAKVCAVMEILADSLALSPEDRRIAVAVALFHDIGRFEQYRRFRTFKDSSSVNHAELGGRVLAEGKVLAGLPEEEQRLIIGAVGLHNVFRIPAMLGDRQRLFLRLIRDADKLDIWRVFIEFYGQPAEERASAVSLGFPDIPECTPAVLDTLLRGEMVDLATLRTLSDFKLLQLSWVFDLNFPRSRELVRERGYVELIADTLSRTKCVERAIGVVRAALCARGGEA